ctcacaaactcacacaccCATGAGCATTGTCATTATGTAGGTGGGGTGTTTAAAGTTGTCCTTGTAGTATGCCAGGGCAAAGTCTTCTGTGGTCAGAAAATAGATGCCAATGTAGTGCCTTGACCCTGTGGATACAGGATACAGATATGTCCATTGGGTTCATTTAGAAGTCTCTACAGAAAAGTAGAGGTATGGATGTGGGAACTTACATGCTTGAAACAAACCAGGGTGGTTTGCGAAGCCATCCACATACTGCTTGAATAAAACACATCCAATGGGTTTCCTACGATAGAGTAGAAAAGTGACTCACGTTATTGAACTTTCCTGTTTTACCCCCAGCTCATGTCATGTGCCAGATCAATACAAAAAAGTAACATTTCTCCCAACATACTTAGGTCTGGAAGTAATGCTTAGAACTCTGCTGGCCATGATCCTGTATGATCTTTGTGTGCTTCAAGTCACACCCAGAGATGCATAAAGCACAACGGTGCAGAAATAGTGAGTAGTGCACTCCTTTCTTCAGGAAATTGTCATATATGGAACACACTAGACCACACACTCTTCAAACGTACACCCTTAATCACCAAATATGTCTCCAAAGACACCTCTCAAATGACATGACCTTGGAGTGCCCCTCCTTGGTTTTTAACTATCATAGAAACCATGAAAATCTTGAGGGCATTAACTGGTGGTCCTTAAACAGAAATACTTATGTTCAGCAAACTGTCACTGAGAGCTTCATTCCTGTGGTTAGAGAAGACACATGGTGAGTTGCCTAGACAACCCAATAGGATTTCATGTTGCAATAAAGATTCAACCTGAGATTAAAAAAAGCATTTGTGAGAAGAATAAGGTGGAGATGATTTAGCCGAGAGCAGGTATATCTGCCAaaatatgcacactcacatgatCTTCATCCTGAACTCCAACTTCCCAATAGCATTAATAACAAATTTAAAAGGTGGCAGTGGGCTGGACTTCTTCTTTGCAGGAATAGGCAAGTTTCCAGCCCAGCGAGTTATATACCACTTTCCTAGAagctagagaaaaaaatcatacttaaGCCAGGATTTAGGGTCAAGAAAATTGTTTCTAGGCTAGAGTCAAAGGGAGCAGAGGATACAAAGGGCTTGTGTGGCATTTCAGTATGGGCAGAAGGGAGCAGAGCTACTGGAAGGGCAGCAGGAGAGTGGATCATAATTGCATCCTCTATAGCATTCTCAGACAAAGCCAGGCAACTAGCATGTGAATCTTTGGAGATATCAAGTTCTTGAAAGGGTCTCTAACTTTTGACCTAGTGGAAGTCCTAAACAAGGAACTGAGAAGAGTCACCCAGAGAATGAGGC
This Rattus norvegicus strain BN/NHsdMcwi chromosome 3, GRCr8, whole genome shotgun sequence DNA region includes the following protein-coding sequences:
- the LOC134486061 gene encoding uncharacterized protein LOC134486061 isoform X4, with translation MVIMNLLLLTVALILLPVISANQRDSIIHSAPYRAGTFPATTDKLLGKWYITRWAGNLPIPAKKKSSPLPPFKFVINAIGKLEFRMKIMKPIGCVLFKQYVDGFANHPGLFQAWSRHYIGIYFLTTEDFALAYYKDNFKHPTYIMTMLMGRSLVVNPQSLKLYEKFVLNTGLNRTDIFNPPCDESCE
- the LOC134486061 gene encoding uncharacterized protein LOC134486061 isoform X3, which produces MVIMNLLLLTVALILLPVISANQRDSIIHSAPYRAGTFPATTDKLLGKWYITRWAGNLPIPAKKKSSPLPPFKFVINAIGKLEFRMKIMKPIGCVLFKQYVDGFANHPGLFQAWSRHYIGIYFLTTEDFALAYYKDNFKHPTYIMTMLMGRSLVVNPQSLKLYEKFVLNTGLNRTDIFNPPCDVCLLLFLQIESCE
- the LOC134486061 gene encoding uncharacterized protein LOC134486061 isoform X1, which translates into the protein MVIMNLLLLTVALILLPVISANQRDSIIHSAPYRAGTFPATTDKLLGKWYITRWAGNLPIPAKKKSSPLPPFKFVINAIGKLEFRMKIMKPIGCVLFKQYVDGFANHPGLFQAWSRHYIGIYFLTTEDFALAYYKDNFKHPTYIMTMLMVPMKRHLVRPLASGRSLVVNPQSLKLYEKFVLNTGLNRTDIFNPPCDVCLLLFLQIESCE
- the LOC134486061 gene encoding uncharacterized protein LOC134486061 isoform X2 codes for the protein MVIMNLLLLTVALILLPVISANQRDSIIHSAPYRAGTFPATTDKLLGKWYITRWAGNLPIPAKKKSSPLPPFKFVINAIGKLEFRMKIMKPIGCVLFKQYVDGFANHPGLFQAWSRHYIGIYFLTTEDFALAYYKDNFKHPTYIMTMLMVPMKRHLVRPLASGRSLVVNPQSLKLYEKFVLNTGLNRTDIFNPPCDESCE
- the LOC134486061 gene encoding uncharacterized protein LOC134486061 isoform X5 codes for the protein MVIMNLLLLTVALILLPVISANQRDSIIHSAPYRAGTFPATTDKLLGKWYITRWAGNLPIPAKKKSSPLPPFKFVINAIGKLEFRMKIMKPIGCVLFKQYVDGFANHPGLFQAWSRHYIGIYFLTTEDFALAYYKDNFKHPTYIMTMLMVPMKRHLVRPLASASA